A stretch of the Salarias fasciatus chromosome 3, fSalaFa1.1, whole genome shotgun sequence genome encodes the following:
- the LOC115408166 gene encoding GRB10-interacting GYF protein 1-like isoform X4, which translates to MTAETLNFGPEWLRALSSGGSVTSPPPSPAMPKYKLAEYRYGREEMLALYIKDNKVPEDMQDKEFAAILQDEPMQPLALVPLTEEEQRNFSMSVNSVAVLRLMGKGVSGAAPAGVVRGRGAARGGRGRGRGEGGFYQRSIEDAEVGFGRSVREIHRSQSWDDRGERRFEKPLRREVGRPGFEEAGGPGGPGRKEYTRADSDNWRTLREEQEEDEGEPGSNWRLAGPRRDDGGPRSAGWRDHNGPGESRRRKFDFDFRDSEGHSGGRRRAGSDGLEDDRDGLPEWCTDEEDGDLGTFDSSGAFMPLKKGGKETILEEELDFKGIEEEDEEEAYADVERNCTEGDKDKECKEAIPAVGDGEIKPASPSSSPPVHCTPPSLEPQPSLAGQVVENAPLSNSHPVKANSSPSEDVAPMGGSKAQLSPSPAASSALPPPPPSSAAPLLPPSGGDAEDDEGMKHLQQEAEKMVASLQDTSMEEECFTQALQQQQESRNTAAALPLSHEAAMKWFYKDPQGEIQGPFTTVEMCEWFQAGYFTMTLLVKRGCDEGFQPLGDVIKMWGRVPFAPGPSPPPLLVRQLPPTQRPQPTRGPAGTVSQSSANLVDGEGRLEMRGHINRQVGGNLDQERLKKQQELAAAALYQQLQQQQLFQLINSEQGMMPSMNRSMSVPDTGSMWDMHTSASQPSGGEASLWDITMNPSTQGPTLEQLQKLQQERRDAELRAKREEEEQRKRREEKRRQQEEQKRREEEELFRRKQCRQQQELIMKLLQQAPQQQGPGAGGSSWSGASSSGLAKAGKPPALALLEMQQELLKQQQQQQRAQQQRDRHSGMSMGSSSMGGQWVEGVGMWGGSSGMEGKGSGGGSSSSMGMWDEAVKNQASLRGNSNNNLGLKNSRSSPSLSDQYMMRRKRTEEEEKLLKLLQGMKPQDGFTTWCEQMLHALNTSANNSSSSLDVATIVAYLKEVESPYAVLDFIRSYLGDTVEAKEFAKQFLERRAKQKANQQRQQQQLSKEVAGLNMNFPLQDSMRGMNPSTLQSMFQANHMGKAGLYDNQGGKMKKKQPMMLHSDPSILGYSFHNAGDCLSLNEMEMVEDY; encoded by the exons ATGACTGCTGAGACTCTTAACTTCGGCCCAGAATG GCTTCGTGCACTGTCCAGTGGGGGGAGTGTGAcatccccccctccttcccccgCCATGCCAAAGTACAAGCTGGCCGAGTACCGCTACGGCCGAGAGGAGATGTTAGCACTTTATATCAAAGACAACAAG GTCCCGGAGGACATGCAGGATAAGGAGTTTGCTGCTATTCTGCAAGATGAGCCCATGCAGCCCCTGGCACTGGTGCCTCTCaccgaggaggagcag AGGAACTTCTCCATGTCGGTGAACAGTGTGGCGGTGCTGAGGCTCATGGGAAAAGGGGTGAGTGGAGCCGCCCCAGCTGGAGTGGTTCGTGGACGAGGGGCCGCAAGAGGTGGTCGAG GCCGAGGTCGTGGCGAAGGTGGATTCTACCAAAGAAGTATTGAAGATGCAGAGGTGGGCTTCGGCCGAAGTGTCCGAGAGATTCACCGCAGCCAGAGCTGGGACGACCG GGGCGAGCGTCGATTCGAGAAGCCTCTGCGGCGGGAGGTGGGGCGGCCTGGCTTTGAAGAAGCCGGAGGTCCCGGGGGTCCAGGGAGGAAGGAGTACACAAGGGCTGACAGCGATAACTGGCGCACCCtccgggaggagcaggaggaggatgagggggaGCCGGGCAGCAACTGGAGACTCGCTGGACCCCGCAGGGATG aTGGTGGTCCTCGCTCAGCGGGCTGGCGGGACCACAACGGTCCAGGCGAAAGCCGTCGGAGGAAGTTCGATTTCGACTTCCGGGACTCGGAGGGCCACAGCGGGGGCCGGCGGCGTGCGGGCAGCGACGGTCTGGAGGACGACAGGGACGGCCTGCCTGAGTGGTGTACAGACGAAGAGGACGGAGACCTGGGCACCTTCGACTCCTCCGGGGCGTTCATGCCTCTGAAG AAGGGCGGCAAGGAGACAATCCTGGAGGAGGAGTTAGATTTCAAGGGGAtcgaggaggaagacgaggaggaggcctATGCCGACGTGGAGAGGAACTGCACTGAAGGAGACAAAGACAAGG AGTGTAAAGAAGCCATTCCTGCAGTTGGGGATGGCGAGATAAAGCCAGCAtcaccctcctcttctcctccagtcCACTGCACCCCTCCATCCCTGGAGCCGCAGCCCAGCCTGGCCGGTCAGGTGGTGGAGAACGCTCCGCTCAGCAACAGCCACCCTGTGAAGGCCAACAGCTCGCCCAGCGAAG ACGTAGCTCCCATGGGGGGCTCCAAGGCCCAGCTGAGCCCCagccccgccgcctcctccgccctgcctccccctcccccttcctccgccgctcctctcctccctccatctggaGGAGACGCAGAGGATGATGAAGGCATGAAGCACCTGCAGCAG GAGGCCGAGAAGATGGTGGCCTCGCTGCAGGACACCTCCATGGAGGAGGAGTGTTTCACccaggcgctgcagcagcagcaggagagcaggaaCACTGCGGCCGCTCTGCCGCTGTCGCACGAGGCCGCCATGAAGTGGTTCTACAAGGACCCGCAGGGGGAGATCCAGG GTCCCTTCACCACGGTGGAGATGTGCGAGTGGTTCCAGGCGGGCTACTTCACCATGACCCTGCTGGTGAAGCGGGGCTGCGACGAGGGCTTCCAGCCCTTGGGCGACGTCATCAAGATGTGGGGCCGCGTGCCCTTCGCCCCGGGGCCCTCCCCGCCGCCCCTGCTGGTGAGACAGCTCCCTCCGACGCAGCGCCCGCAGCCCACCCGGGGGCCCGCCGGGACTGTGAGTCAGAGCTCAGCCAACCTAGTGGATGGGGAGGGGAGGCTGGAGATGAGAGGGCACATTAACAGACAGGTTGGG GGAAACCTGGACCAGGAGCGCCTGAAAAAGCAACAGgagctggcagcagcagctctttatcaacagctccagcagcagcagctattCCAGCTCATTAACAG TGAGCAGGGTATGATGCCTTCGATGAACAGGTCGATGTCAGTGCCAGATACAGGGTCCATGTGGGACATGCATACCTCAGCTTCACAGCCGTCAG GCGGTGAAGCCAGTCTTTGGGACATAACAATGAATCCTTCTACTCAGGGTCCAACTCTCGAACAGCTTCAGAAG ctccagcaggagagaCGAGACGCTGAACTCAGGGCGaagcgtgaggaggaggagcagcgtaagaggagggaggagaagaggaggcaacaggaggaacagaaaaggagggaggaggaggagctcttCAGACGGAAGCAG TGtcgtcagcagcaggagctgatcATGAAACTGCTGCAGCAGGCCCCCCAGCAGCAGGGACCCGGGGCGGGcggctccagctggagcggggCTTCCTCCTCAGGGCTCGCAAAGGCGGGAAAGCCCCcggctctggctctgctggagatgcagcaggagctcctgaagcagcagcagcagcagcagagagcccagcagcagagagaccgC CACTCTGGCATGTCGATGGGCAGCTCCTCCATGGGGGGCCAGTGGGTGGAGGGTGTTGGCATGTGGGGTGGCTCCAGCGGAATGGAGGGCAAGGGCAGCGGCGgaggctcctccagcagcatggGCATGTGGGACGAGGCTGTGAAGAACCAGGCCAGTCTGCGCgggaacagcaacaacaacctgGGCCTGAAGAACAGCCGCAGCAGCCCATCACTCAG CGATCAGTACATGATGCGTCGCAAgcggacggaggaggaggagaagctcctgaagctgctgcagggcaTGAAGCCTCAGGACGGCTTCACCACCTGGTGTGAACAGATGCTGCACGCTCTCAACACCTCTGCCAacaactcttcctcctctctggatg TTGCCACCATCGTGGCATACCTGAAGGAGGTGGAGTCTCCCTATGCAGTGCTGGATTTCATCCGGTCCTACCTAGGGGACACAGTGGAAGCCAAAGAGTTCGCCAAACAATTTCTGGAGCGACGTGCCAAACAGAAAGCCAAccaacagagacagcagcagcag TTATCAAAGGAAGTGGCTGGGTTAAACATGAACTTCCCTCTGCAG GACTCGATGCGAGGTATGAATCCGAGCACTCTGCAGTCCATGTTCCAGGCCAACCACATGGGCAAGGCTGGTCTCTATGACAACCAGGGGggaaagatgaagaagaaacagcCCATGATGCTGCACTCTGACCCCAGCATCTTAG GGTACTCATTCCACAACGCGGGCGACTGTCTGAGCCTGAATgagatggagatggtggaggatTACTGA
- the LOC115408166 gene encoding GRB10-interacting GYF protein 1-like isoform X5 codes for MTAETLNFGPEWLRALSSGGSVTSPPPSPAMPKYKLAEYRYGREEMLALYIKDNKVPEDMQDKEFAAILQDEPMQPLALVPLTEEEQRNFSMSVNSVAVLRLMGKGVSGAAPAGVVRGRGAARGGRGRGRGEGGFYQRSIEDAEVGFGRSVREIHRSQSWDDRGERRFEKPLRREVGRPGFEEAGGPGGPGRKEYTRADSDNWRTLREEQEEDEGEPGSNWRLAGPRRDDGGPRSAGWRDHNGPGESRRRKFDFDFRDSEGHSGGRRRAGSDGLEDDRDGLPEWCTDEEDGDLGTFDSSGAFMPLKKGGKETILEEELDFKGIEEEDEEEAYADVERNCTEGDKDKECKEAIPAVGDGEIKPASPSSSPPVHCTPPSLEPQPSLAGQVVENAPLSNSHPVKANSSPSEDVAPMGGSKAQLSPSPAASSALPPPPPSSAAPLLPPSGGDAEDDEGMKHLQQEAEKMVASLQDTSMEEECFTQALQQQQESRNTAAALPLSHEAAMKWFYKDPQGEIQGPFTTVEMCEWFQAGYFTMTLLVKRGCDEGFQPLGDVIKMWGRVPFAPGPSPPPLLVRQLPPTQRPQPTRGPAGTVSQSSANLVDGEGRLEMRGHINRQVGGNLDQERLKKQQELAAAALYQQLQQQQLFQLINRCSEQGMMPSMNRSMSVPDTGSMWDMHTSASQPSGGEASLWDITMNPSTQGPTLEQLQKLQQERRDAELRAKREEEEQRKRREEKRRQQEEQKRREEEELFRRKQCRQQQELIMKLLQQAPQQQGPGAGGSSWSGASSSGLAKAGKPPALALLEMQQELLKQQQQQQRAQQQRDRHSGMSMGSSSMGGQWVEGVGMWGGSSGMEGKGSGGGSSSSMGMWDEAVKNQASLRGNSNNNLGLKNSRSSPSLSDQYMMRRKRTEEEEKLLKLLQGMKPQDGFTTWCEQMLHALNTSANNSSSSLDVATIVAYLKEVESPYAVLDFIRSYLGDTVEAKEFAKQFLERRAKQKANQQRQQQQDSMRGMNPSTLQSMFQANHMGKAGLYDNQGGKMKKKQPMMLHSDPSILGYSFHNAGDCLSLNEMEMVEDY; via the exons ATGACTGCTGAGACTCTTAACTTCGGCCCAGAATG GCTTCGTGCACTGTCCAGTGGGGGGAGTGTGAcatccccccctccttcccccgCCATGCCAAAGTACAAGCTGGCCGAGTACCGCTACGGCCGAGAGGAGATGTTAGCACTTTATATCAAAGACAACAAG GTCCCGGAGGACATGCAGGATAAGGAGTTTGCTGCTATTCTGCAAGATGAGCCCATGCAGCCCCTGGCACTGGTGCCTCTCaccgaggaggagcag AGGAACTTCTCCATGTCGGTGAACAGTGTGGCGGTGCTGAGGCTCATGGGAAAAGGGGTGAGTGGAGCCGCCCCAGCTGGAGTGGTTCGTGGACGAGGGGCCGCAAGAGGTGGTCGAG GCCGAGGTCGTGGCGAAGGTGGATTCTACCAAAGAAGTATTGAAGATGCAGAGGTGGGCTTCGGCCGAAGTGTCCGAGAGATTCACCGCAGCCAGAGCTGGGACGACCG GGGCGAGCGTCGATTCGAGAAGCCTCTGCGGCGGGAGGTGGGGCGGCCTGGCTTTGAAGAAGCCGGAGGTCCCGGGGGTCCAGGGAGGAAGGAGTACACAAGGGCTGACAGCGATAACTGGCGCACCCtccgggaggagcaggaggaggatgagggggaGCCGGGCAGCAACTGGAGACTCGCTGGACCCCGCAGGGATG aTGGTGGTCCTCGCTCAGCGGGCTGGCGGGACCACAACGGTCCAGGCGAAAGCCGTCGGAGGAAGTTCGATTTCGACTTCCGGGACTCGGAGGGCCACAGCGGGGGCCGGCGGCGTGCGGGCAGCGACGGTCTGGAGGACGACAGGGACGGCCTGCCTGAGTGGTGTACAGACGAAGAGGACGGAGACCTGGGCACCTTCGACTCCTCCGGGGCGTTCATGCCTCTGAAG AAGGGCGGCAAGGAGACAATCCTGGAGGAGGAGTTAGATTTCAAGGGGAtcgaggaggaagacgaggaggaggcctATGCCGACGTGGAGAGGAACTGCACTGAAGGAGACAAAGACAAGG AGTGTAAAGAAGCCATTCCTGCAGTTGGGGATGGCGAGATAAAGCCAGCAtcaccctcctcttctcctccagtcCACTGCACCCCTCCATCCCTGGAGCCGCAGCCCAGCCTGGCCGGTCAGGTGGTGGAGAACGCTCCGCTCAGCAACAGCCACCCTGTGAAGGCCAACAGCTCGCCCAGCGAAG ACGTAGCTCCCATGGGGGGCTCCAAGGCCCAGCTGAGCCCCagccccgccgcctcctccgccctgcctccccctcccccttcctccgccgctcctctcctccctccatctggaGGAGACGCAGAGGATGATGAAGGCATGAAGCACCTGCAGCAG GAGGCCGAGAAGATGGTGGCCTCGCTGCAGGACACCTCCATGGAGGAGGAGTGTTTCACccaggcgctgcagcagcagcaggagagcaggaaCACTGCGGCCGCTCTGCCGCTGTCGCACGAGGCCGCCATGAAGTGGTTCTACAAGGACCCGCAGGGGGAGATCCAGG GTCCCTTCACCACGGTGGAGATGTGCGAGTGGTTCCAGGCGGGCTACTTCACCATGACCCTGCTGGTGAAGCGGGGCTGCGACGAGGGCTTCCAGCCCTTGGGCGACGTCATCAAGATGTGGGGCCGCGTGCCCTTCGCCCCGGGGCCCTCCCCGCCGCCCCTGCTGGTGAGACAGCTCCCTCCGACGCAGCGCCCGCAGCCCACCCGGGGGCCCGCCGGGACTGTGAGTCAGAGCTCAGCCAACCTAGTGGATGGGGAGGGGAGGCTGGAGATGAGAGGGCACATTAACAGACAGGTTGGG GGAAACCTGGACCAGGAGCGCCTGAAAAAGCAACAGgagctggcagcagcagctctttatcaacagctccagcagcagcagctattCCAGCTCATTAACAG GTGCAGTGAGCAGGGTATGATGCCTTCGATGAACAGGTCGATGTCAGTGCCAGATACAGGGTCCATGTGGGACATGCATACCTCAGCTTCACAGCCGTCAG GCGGTGAAGCCAGTCTTTGGGACATAACAATGAATCCTTCTACTCAGGGTCCAACTCTCGAACAGCTTCAGAAG ctccagcaggagagaCGAGACGCTGAACTCAGGGCGaagcgtgaggaggaggagcagcgtaagaggagggaggagaagaggaggcaacaggaggaacagaaaaggagggaggaggaggagctcttCAGACGGAAGCAG TGtcgtcagcagcaggagctgatcATGAAACTGCTGCAGCAGGCCCCCCAGCAGCAGGGACCCGGGGCGGGcggctccagctggagcggggCTTCCTCCTCAGGGCTCGCAAAGGCGGGAAAGCCCCcggctctggctctgctggagatgcagcaggagctcctgaagcagcagcagcagcagcagagagcccagcagcagagagaccgC CACTCTGGCATGTCGATGGGCAGCTCCTCCATGGGGGGCCAGTGGGTGGAGGGTGTTGGCATGTGGGGTGGCTCCAGCGGAATGGAGGGCAAGGGCAGCGGCGgaggctcctccagcagcatggGCATGTGGGACGAGGCTGTGAAGAACCAGGCCAGTCTGCGCgggaacagcaacaacaacctgGGCCTGAAGAACAGCCGCAGCAGCCCATCACTCAG CGATCAGTACATGATGCGTCGCAAgcggacggaggaggaggagaagctcctgaagctgctgcagggcaTGAAGCCTCAGGACGGCTTCACCACCTGGTGTGAACAGATGCTGCACGCTCTCAACACCTCTGCCAacaactcttcctcctctctggatg TTGCCACCATCGTGGCATACCTGAAGGAGGTGGAGTCTCCCTATGCAGTGCTGGATTTCATCCGGTCCTACCTAGGGGACACAGTGGAAGCCAAAGAGTTCGCCAAACAATTTCTGGAGCGACGTGCCAAACAGAAAGCCAAccaacagagacagcagcagcag GACTCGATGCGAGGTATGAATCCGAGCACTCTGCAGTCCATGTTCCAGGCCAACCACATGGGCAAGGCTGGTCTCTATGACAACCAGGGGggaaagatgaagaagaaacagcCCATGATGCTGCACTCTGACCCCAGCATCTTAG GGTACTCATTCCACAACGCGGGCGACTGTCTGAGCCTGAATgagatggagatggtggaggatTACTGA
- the LOC115408166 gene encoding GRB10-interacting GYF protein 1-like isoform X7: protein MTAETLNFGPEWLRALSSGGSVTSPPPSPAMPKYKLAEYRYGREEMLALYIKDNKVPEDMQDKEFAAILQDEPMQPLALVPLTEEEQRNFSMSVNSVAVLRLMGKGVSGAAPAGVVRGRGAARGGRGRGRGEGGFYQRSIEDAEVGFGRSVREIHRSQSWDDRGERRFEKPLRREVGRPGFEEAGGPGGPGRKEYTRADSDNWRTLREEQEEDEGEPGSNWRLAGPRRDDGGPRSAGWRDHNGPGESRRRKFDFDFRDSEGHSGGRRRAGSDGLEDDRDGLPEWCTDEEDGDLGTFDSSGAFMPLKKGGKETILEEELDFKGIEEEDEEEAYADVERNCTEGDKDKECKEAIPAVGDGEIKPASPSSSPPVHCTPPSLEPQPSLAGQVVENAPLSNSHPVKANSSPSEDVAPMGGSKAQLSPSPAASSALPPPPPSSAAPLLPPSGGDAEDDEGMKHLQQEAEKMVASLQDTSMEEECFTQALQQQQESRNTAAALPLSHEAAMKWFYKDPQGEIQGPFTTVEMCEWFQAGYFTMTLLVKRGCDEGFQPLGDVIKMWGRVPFAPGPSPPPLLVRQLPPTQRPQPTRGPAGTGNLDQERLKKQQELAAAALYQQLQQQQLFQLINSEQGMMPSMNRSMSVPDTGSMWDMHTSASQPSGGEASLWDITMNPSTQGPTLEQLQKLQQERRDAELRAKREEEEQRKRREEKRRQQEEQKRREEEELFRRKQCRQQQELIMKLLQQAPQQQGPGAGGSSWSGASSSGLAKAGKPPALALLEMQQELLKQQQQQQRAQQQRDRHSGMSMGSSSMGGQWVEGVGMWGGSSGMEGKGSGGGSSSSMGMWDEAVKNQASLRGNSNNNLGLKNSRSSPSLSDQYMMRRKRTEEEEKLLKLLQGMKPQDGFTTWCEQMLHALNTSANNSSSSLDVATIVAYLKEVESPYAVLDFIRSYLGDTVEAKEFAKQFLERRAKQKANQQRQQQQLSKEVAGLNMNFPLQDSMRGMNPSTLQSMFQANHMGKAGLYDNQGGKMKKKQPMMLHSDPSILGYSFHNAGDCLSLNEMEMVEDY from the exons ATGACTGCTGAGACTCTTAACTTCGGCCCAGAATG GCTTCGTGCACTGTCCAGTGGGGGGAGTGTGAcatccccccctccttcccccgCCATGCCAAAGTACAAGCTGGCCGAGTACCGCTACGGCCGAGAGGAGATGTTAGCACTTTATATCAAAGACAACAAG GTCCCGGAGGACATGCAGGATAAGGAGTTTGCTGCTATTCTGCAAGATGAGCCCATGCAGCCCCTGGCACTGGTGCCTCTCaccgaggaggagcag AGGAACTTCTCCATGTCGGTGAACAGTGTGGCGGTGCTGAGGCTCATGGGAAAAGGGGTGAGTGGAGCCGCCCCAGCTGGAGTGGTTCGTGGACGAGGGGCCGCAAGAGGTGGTCGAG GCCGAGGTCGTGGCGAAGGTGGATTCTACCAAAGAAGTATTGAAGATGCAGAGGTGGGCTTCGGCCGAAGTGTCCGAGAGATTCACCGCAGCCAGAGCTGGGACGACCG GGGCGAGCGTCGATTCGAGAAGCCTCTGCGGCGGGAGGTGGGGCGGCCTGGCTTTGAAGAAGCCGGAGGTCCCGGGGGTCCAGGGAGGAAGGAGTACACAAGGGCTGACAGCGATAACTGGCGCACCCtccgggaggagcaggaggaggatgagggggaGCCGGGCAGCAACTGGAGACTCGCTGGACCCCGCAGGGATG aTGGTGGTCCTCGCTCAGCGGGCTGGCGGGACCACAACGGTCCAGGCGAAAGCCGTCGGAGGAAGTTCGATTTCGACTTCCGGGACTCGGAGGGCCACAGCGGGGGCCGGCGGCGTGCGGGCAGCGACGGTCTGGAGGACGACAGGGACGGCCTGCCTGAGTGGTGTACAGACGAAGAGGACGGAGACCTGGGCACCTTCGACTCCTCCGGGGCGTTCATGCCTCTGAAG AAGGGCGGCAAGGAGACAATCCTGGAGGAGGAGTTAGATTTCAAGGGGAtcgaggaggaagacgaggaggaggcctATGCCGACGTGGAGAGGAACTGCACTGAAGGAGACAAAGACAAGG AGTGTAAAGAAGCCATTCCTGCAGTTGGGGATGGCGAGATAAAGCCAGCAtcaccctcctcttctcctccagtcCACTGCACCCCTCCATCCCTGGAGCCGCAGCCCAGCCTGGCCGGTCAGGTGGTGGAGAACGCTCCGCTCAGCAACAGCCACCCTGTGAAGGCCAACAGCTCGCCCAGCGAAG ACGTAGCTCCCATGGGGGGCTCCAAGGCCCAGCTGAGCCCCagccccgccgcctcctccgccctgcctccccctcccccttcctccgccgctcctctcctccctccatctggaGGAGACGCAGAGGATGATGAAGGCATGAAGCACCTGCAGCAG GAGGCCGAGAAGATGGTGGCCTCGCTGCAGGACACCTCCATGGAGGAGGAGTGTTTCACccaggcgctgcagcagcagcaggagagcaggaaCACTGCGGCCGCTCTGCCGCTGTCGCACGAGGCCGCCATGAAGTGGTTCTACAAGGACCCGCAGGGGGAGATCCAGG GTCCCTTCACCACGGTGGAGATGTGCGAGTGGTTCCAGGCGGGCTACTTCACCATGACCCTGCTGGTGAAGCGGGGCTGCGACGAGGGCTTCCAGCCCTTGGGCGACGTCATCAAGATGTGGGGCCGCGTGCCCTTCGCCCCGGGGCCCTCCCCGCCGCCCCTGCTGGTGAGACAGCTCCCTCCGACGCAGCGCCCGCAGCCCACCCGGGGGCCCGCCGGGACT GGAAACCTGGACCAGGAGCGCCTGAAAAAGCAACAGgagctggcagcagcagctctttatcaacagctccagcagcagcagctattCCAGCTCATTAACAG TGAGCAGGGTATGATGCCTTCGATGAACAGGTCGATGTCAGTGCCAGATACAGGGTCCATGTGGGACATGCATACCTCAGCTTCACAGCCGTCAG GCGGTGAAGCCAGTCTTTGGGACATAACAATGAATCCTTCTACTCAGGGTCCAACTCTCGAACAGCTTCAGAAG ctccagcaggagagaCGAGACGCTGAACTCAGGGCGaagcgtgaggaggaggagcagcgtaagaggagggaggagaagaggaggcaacaggaggaacagaaaaggagggaggaggaggagctcttCAGACGGAAGCAG TGtcgtcagcagcaggagctgatcATGAAACTGCTGCAGCAGGCCCCCCAGCAGCAGGGACCCGGGGCGGGcggctccagctggagcggggCTTCCTCCTCAGGGCTCGCAAAGGCGGGAAAGCCCCcggctctggctctgctggagatgcagcaggagctcctgaagcagcagcagcagcagcagagagcccagcagcagagagaccgC CACTCTGGCATGTCGATGGGCAGCTCCTCCATGGGGGGCCAGTGGGTGGAGGGTGTTGGCATGTGGGGTGGCTCCAGCGGAATGGAGGGCAAGGGCAGCGGCGgaggctcctccagcagcatggGCATGTGGGACGAGGCTGTGAAGAACCAGGCCAGTCTGCGCgggaacagcaacaacaacctgGGCCTGAAGAACAGCCGCAGCAGCCCATCACTCAG CGATCAGTACATGATGCGTCGCAAgcggacggaggaggaggagaagctcctgaagctgctgcagggcaTGAAGCCTCAGGACGGCTTCACCACCTGGTGTGAACAGATGCTGCACGCTCTCAACACCTCTGCCAacaactcttcctcctctctggatg TTGCCACCATCGTGGCATACCTGAAGGAGGTGGAGTCTCCCTATGCAGTGCTGGATTTCATCCGGTCCTACCTAGGGGACACAGTGGAAGCCAAAGAGTTCGCCAAACAATTTCTGGAGCGACGTGCCAAACAGAAAGCCAAccaacagagacagcagcagcag TTATCAAAGGAAGTGGCTGGGTTAAACATGAACTTCCCTCTGCAG GACTCGATGCGAGGTATGAATCCGAGCACTCTGCAGTCCATGTTCCAGGCCAACCACATGGGCAAGGCTGGTCTCTATGACAACCAGGGGggaaagatgaagaagaaacagcCCATGATGCTGCACTCTGACCCCAGCATCTTAG GGTACTCATTCCACAACGCGGGCGACTGTCTGAGCCTGAATgagatggagatggtggaggatTACTGA